The nucleotide sequence CATCCGCTCGGTTGGAATTGTTTTTCTGAGAGTTCTGAAGTCTGATGCTCCTGCTGGGATAAGAGTATGGCCCCCTGCACCTCTGCCACCATTACCGTGCAGGATTACCAATTTGGTTTTGGCGGAGCTTTTCACGCCGCAGAAAACTCCCCAGTTCGCAGTGTTGGCAGACGCTTGCTTCTCGAGCGCTCAACAGCTCTTACTCGATCTGAAGGCATGACGCTTCCACTGTTTGAGAGCTGTTTCGGGCTTGAATTGGTTATTGGGGATGGGCTAGACAGTTGTCAGCGCGTTAGCCCGCTAAAGGAACTCGCCATGGCTGAGCTGCATGAGTCGAGTTTTACGTAGTGATTTTCGCAGCCGTCGTTAGGGTGGTTAACCAACTCCATTCATCCGCTTCATTAACGAACCGTGGCCTCCTCTGGACTAGCACCCGCTCCACGATGAGGTAAAAACTTACCCCTTAAGCAATCTGCGGCAGTGCTCGAAACTGCGAAACCCATCTGGAGGCTCCCAAGTCAGACCGGGAACTGCCAATTTTCAAAGGGCGACAAGGATGTCAATAAGACTTCTTGATTGTTTGCACGATTGTTATATGGGAAAATTTGGGTAGGATGTATGCTATAAGAGCTTCGGTACGGAACATAATTTCGTAGAACGCGCGCAATGCTCGGGGGTAATCGTGAAATACACCAGTGTCTTCGGTATCGTTACGTCTCTCTCTGTGATCGGTGCCTCGGCAGCATTGACTGCTGCACCCACACATGCAGCCACTTTTCGGATAGGTGATTCCGATGGGGATTGGACGGACATTCTGCTAAGCAACGGGGGCGGATTAAACGATCCGACTGTTGTCACCGGTACTGCCAGCGGCAACGAGCGCTACATTGGCTGGGGGAATCCCGCAGATACTTACAAAAGCTATTACAGCTACACGGGTATTGGTACGGTTGACATCGAAGAGGACCAGATCTTCAAGTTCGGGACTTTCCGGCATTACAACAATCCAATTTTCAACCCGACAGCTGTTGAGGTAACGCTAGACATTACGTTGAACTTCGATATACCTAACGTGACAGAGACGTTCCAGTTCACCTTCGACCACTTCGAGACGCCAAATAACCTAAATCCTTGCCCTGCTGGCGATACACAACCCTGCGCTGATATCGTGAGCGTTCCGACGATCAATACAACAAATACGTTTGTGTACGACGGGCACGAGTACTCGTTGCAGTTTGTGGGTTTCAGTCCGGACGATTCTCCAACAGTTAATGACCCGAATGATATAGAACTGAGCGACTTGTTTATTTCAGATGAGTACAGGATCAATACTGCATTTCTCTACGGCAAGATAACGAAAGGCGACCCGGTTGCAGTACCCGAGCCGACTTCGATGCTTGGGGTCATGATTGCAGCAGGAGGAGGTTTTTGGCTTAAGCGCAAGCGCGATTGTCAGTAAAAGTTAGCTCCCGATTCCTAAATCTTCGAATAACGAATCCTTACTATTGCTGCGAACTGTCATAGTTCGGTAATTCGTTGCTGATTAGGGGGTTGGGAATCGATAGCCTAGATCTACCCTCTGTTTCCGAGCGTCTACCGGTCAGTTAGTGGTATTCTGGTTTGCTTGTTTTTTCGTAAAGACATAAATATCGGCACTATAAGGTTGGGATAGTCGTACCTCGCCACCGCTGATACGATCTTCATCGATCTCCAGGTGGGTAAAGTTCGAGCTAGCGATCGCTGCATCGGGCAGTTTTTATATGGGCGTGGATAATGTCAATGTTTAGGTTGCGCTGATGGTGAAGTCGCCGCTTTAGCCACTCGGATTGTCGAGATGCCGTTAAGAGAGGTCGAAGGCATTGGTTCCTGCAGCGAAGCTGAAAAGCCCCCCTGTCAGGCTGATGCTCCGAACCACCGCGATCGCCAGTTTGTCAAACTCAGGACTTAAGCAGACAGTTCTGTTCGCATAGCATGAGGGCAATCTTCAGAGCCCACTTGGGGGGTGTCAAGTTTTTTGTGTAAGCAAGTAGACCTCAGTCGGTGAAGCACTCGGGATGCTGGATGGCAAATCGCGCTAGCGCCGCCTTCCAGTTCGCCAGTGGCATCGTCCGTTTCTCGGAAATCTTCTCCAGCGCTAGGTAGAGCAACTTGAAGACCGCTGCCTCTGACGGAAATGACCCCTTGGTCTTCAATACC is from Rubidibacter lacunae KORDI 51-2 and encodes:
- a CDS encoding THxN family PEP-CTERM protein, whose amino-acid sequence is MKYTSVFGIVTSLSVIGASAALTAAPTHAATFRIGDSDGDWTDILLSNGGGLNDPTVVTGTASGNERYIGWGNPADTYKSYYSYTGIGTVDIEEDQIFKFGTFRHYNNPIFNPTAVEVTLDITLNFDIPNVTETFQFTFDHFETPNNLNPCPAGDTQPCADIVSVPTINTTNTFVYDGHEYSLQFVGFSPDDSPTVNDPNDIELSDLFISDEYRINTAFLYGKITKGDPVAVPEPTSMLGVMIAAGGGFWLKRKRDCQ